Proteins encoded within one genomic window of Candidatus Flexicrinis proximus:
- a CDS encoding HNH endonuclease yields the protein MSSFLDSTSISPTITIQLTQGYVAIIDAADADIAQFKWTAHLKKGRDAVYAYRHTRTDGGKIERIFLHRLILCRMMQRTFARGELVDHINRDGLDCRRANLRVATPSQNQANRKIRKDAIGGLKGAVWDKSRGKWQAKIRAFGKNIFLGRYETAIEAHQAYMAAARQYFGEFACDGKAT from the coding sequence ATGTCGAGCTTCCTCGATTCTACCTCAATATCCCCCACTATCACAATTCAACTAACTCAAGGGTATGTCGCAATCATCGATGCGGCGGACGCCGATATTGCTCAATTCAAGTGGACAGCGCATCTTAAAAAGGGACGCGATGCTGTCTACGCCTATCGGCACACACGTACTGACGGGGGAAAGATCGAACGGATTTTTCTCCATAGACTGATATTATGCCGGATGATGCAAAGAACTTTCGCCCGCGGTGAGTTAGTTGATCACATCAACCGTGACGGACTGGATTGTCGTCGGGCAAACCTCAGAGTAGCCACCCCCTCTCAAAATCAAGCTAACCGCAAAATTCGCAAAGATGCTATCGGCGGTCTGAAGGGCGCTGTCTGGGACAAGTCCAGAGGGAAATGGCAGGCCAAGATCAGAGCGTTTGGCAAAAACATCTTTCTTGGGAGATATGAAACCGCCATTGAAGCGCATCAGGCCTACATGGCGGCGGCGCGTCAGTACTTCGGTGAGTTCGCCTGCGATGGAAAGGCGACATGA